In Propionicimonas paludicola, a single window of DNA contains:
- a CDS encoding cation diffusion facilitator family transporter has product MGAGHDHDTAGSNRVRLAIAFGITATVLAAEAVGAWITGSLALLVDAGHMLTDAGGLLMALLAATAMTKPPTARRTWGWARIEILAAGAQAAILLGVGIYAFVEGLQRLLAPPEIAAGGLLLLGILGLIANIASVLVLSGGRGHNLNMRAAFLEVVNDALGSIAVIASALAIHYTGWTQADALAGMLISVLIVPRALTILRQAGSVLLETVPKGLNLDDVRTHLLELPHVTDVHDLHASLIGTGLPVLTAHVVVEDQCFHDGHTDELLDQLQACVRQHFPVSVEHSTFQLEPASHTSHENDTHA; this is encoded by the coding sequence ATGGGCGCCGGCCACGACCACGACACGGCGGGGTCGAACCGGGTCCGGCTCGCTATCGCGTTCGGGATCACAGCGACCGTCTTGGCCGCTGAAGCCGTGGGCGCCTGGATCACCGGCAGCCTCGCCCTCCTGGTGGACGCAGGACACATGCTCACCGACGCCGGAGGGCTGTTGATGGCCCTACTCGCCGCGACCGCCATGACCAAGCCTCCGACGGCCCGACGCACCTGGGGTTGGGCCCGGATCGAGATCCTCGCCGCCGGGGCCCAGGCAGCGATCCTGCTGGGTGTCGGGATCTACGCGTTCGTCGAAGGGCTACAGCGACTCCTCGCCCCACCCGAAATCGCCGCCGGCGGACTACTTCTCCTGGGCATCCTGGGCCTGATCGCCAACATCGCATCCGTACTGGTCCTGTCCGGCGGCCGGGGACACAACCTGAACATGCGCGCTGCGTTCCTCGAAGTCGTCAACGACGCCCTCGGCTCCATCGCCGTCATCGCAAGCGCGCTGGCCATCCACTACACCGGCTGGACCCAGGCCGACGCGCTGGCCGGCATGCTGATCTCCGTGCTGATCGTCCCCCGCGCCCTGACCATCCTCCGCCAAGCCGGCAGCGTGCTCCTCGAAACCGTCCCCAAGGGACTCAACCTCGATGACGTCCGCACCCACCTGCTTGAACTGCCCCATGTGACTGACGTCCACGACCTGCACGCCTCCCTCATCGGCACTGGACTACCAGTCCTCACCGCCCACGTCGTCGTCGAAGACCAGTGCTTCCACGACGGCCACACCGACGAACTCCTCGACCAACTCCAAGCCTGCGTCCGCCAACACTTCCCCGTCAGCGTCGAGCACTCCACCTTCCAGCTCGAACCAGCAAGCCACACCAGCCACGAGAACGACACCCACGCCTGA
- a CDS encoding cation diffusion facilitator family transporter, translating into MSEVEVGLTRRGLRLAWFTISYNLIEGVVAVTAGVLAGLVSLIGFGIDSGIESMSAVLVAMRLSARLRHGTVDEAKERRALRFVAITFFLLAGYVTVEGICALMAAEVPDTSPLGIAVLVASLFVMPLLAAAKRRVGVALGGDPLILADAAETRICVWLSVSTLAGLLLFQLTGAAWLDPVAGFVIAAFAIHEGIEAWHGELVEADDDDD; encoded by the coding sequence ATGTCGGAGGTTGAGGTCGGGCTGACGCGTCGAGGGCTGCGGCTGGCGTGGTTCACGATCAGCTACAACTTGATCGAGGGCGTCGTCGCGGTCACCGCGGGCGTGTTGGCCGGGTTGGTGTCGCTGATTGGATTCGGCATCGATTCGGGAATCGAGTCGATGTCAGCCGTGCTGGTGGCAATGCGGTTGTCGGCACGGCTTCGACACGGGACGGTGGACGAGGCCAAGGAACGCCGAGCGCTAAGGTTCGTCGCGATCACCTTCTTCCTGCTCGCCGGCTACGTCACCGTCGAGGGAATCTGTGCCCTTATGGCCGCGGAGGTGCCCGACACCTCCCCGTTGGGCATCGCCGTGCTCGTCGCGTCGCTGTTCGTGATGCCGTTACTGGCAGCCGCGAAACGCCGCGTGGGCGTCGCCCTGGGTGGGGATCCGCTGATCCTCGCCGACGCCGCCGAAACCCGGATCTGCGTGTGGTTGAGCGTCTCTACGTTGGCCGGACTACTGCTGTTTCAGCTGACCGGTGCTGCCTGGCTCGACCCGGTGGCCGGATTCGTGATCGCCGCCTTCGCCATCCATGAGGGCATCGAAGCCTGGCACGGCGAACTCGTGGAAGCGGACGACGACGATGACTGA
- a CDS encoding ArsR/SmtB family transcription factor: MTILNDGERATSEVELGAAASLFRSLADPGRLVILQHLQQGEHRVRELTEHLGLAQSTVSAHLACLKGCGLVTSRAEGRASVFSLSVPAELVGVFQAAERLLEATGYAVDLCPVYGSTGTRK, translated from the coding sequence ATGACGATACTAAACGATGGCGAGCGGGCGACGTCTGAGGTCGAGCTAGGGGCGGCAGCGTCGCTGTTTCGAAGTCTGGCCGATCCAGGTCGGCTGGTTATCCTGCAGCATCTGCAACAGGGTGAGCATCGGGTGCGGGAACTCACCGAGCATCTGGGTTTGGCCCAGTCGACGGTGAGCGCGCACTTGGCCTGTTTGAAGGGCTGCGGGCTGGTGACATCACGGGCCGAGGGCCGGGCTTCGGTGTTCTCGTTGTCCGTGCCGGCCGAACTGGTGGGCGTCTTTCAGGCGGCGGAGCGGCTACTGGAAGCGACTGGTTACGCAGTCGACCTGTGCCCGGTGTACGGCTCGACGGGTACCCGGAAGTGA
- a CDS encoding DMT family transporter, producing the protein MSNRGVQAALMSAVLFGASTPVAKLLLGRHLARRHQGLCRRPVDLTIGLIVGAALPAPGPVAPAMLVGFFAYGVSLALFIAGMRHLGTARAGAYFSVAPFFSAALALALGETPTWPLLGAAVLMAVGVWLHLSEHHEHLHRHDPVTHAHEHSHDDSRVPARGLHTGSPKPAPYHSSTGRGADVGQRTPSRVHRT; encoded by the coding sequence TTGAGCAACCGCGGCGTGCAGGCCGCCTTGATGTCGGCGGTCCTGTTCGGTGCCAGCACGCCAGTGGCGAAACTCCTGCTCGGCCGCCACCTGGCTCGCCGCCATCAAGGGTTGTGTCGCCGGCCGGTCGACCTCACCATTGGCCTCATCGTCGGCGCCGCCCTGCCGGCACCGGGACCGGTCGCACCAGCGATGCTGGTCGGGTTCTTCGCCTACGGGGTGAGCCTCGCGTTGTTCATCGCCGGGATGCGGCACCTCGGCACGGCCCGGGCCGGCGCGTACTTCTCGGTCGCCCCGTTCTTCAGTGCCGCCCTCGCCCTCGCACTCGGCGAAACCCCTACCTGGCCACTGCTCGGCGCAGCCGTCCTGATGGCGGTCGGGGTCTGGCTGCACCTCAGCGAGCACCACGAGCATCTTCATCGGCACGACCCGGTGACCCACGCCCACGAGCACAGCCACGACGACTCCCGCGTTCCAGCGCGCGGGCTACACACGGGTAGCCCGAAACCGGCGCCGTACCATTCTTCGACCGGCCGTGGGGCAGACGTGGGGCAGCGCACCCCGTCCCGGGTGCATCGCACCTAG
- a CDS encoding 4Fe-4S binding protein — MPTPLSLRPVGKGRPLVDPDVPPDLPPPPPGRDLMKIPAIARIMRSRWYPGVLQVPVAAIFGLVAYQLLAGPVTADRNPGTALMWVLWWPVLPITFVVLGRFWCAVCPFGALSDFVQKIVGVNRPVPRFLKLYGLWIIDAQFLAITWSDHIWGIVESPWGSGVLLLLLTTGVIISGAFFQRRTFCRYLCFLGGLCSNYSRASVVELKADTSICATCKAKAACFNGSATQAGCPMFNFPRTMDSAANCNLCSNCIKACPNDAIQLTTRKPMSELWFLDKPKVEESFLAMAIMGIVLIQNITMLTVWQNVLTWIEQTTGITNYPLIFTVAFVTAVSLPVGLLALASRVAAAGNLESTLMNFARFGYALIPLDIAAHVAHNLFHLLAEGSLVFSTVASMFGATPANGATALASPAVILILQMTVLALGVAGSAYTIRRIANRRYGSVARRWATTAPFMVMLGILSVINVYLFMLPMAHRM, encoded by the coding sequence ATGCCCACACCGCTTTCACTCCGCCCGGTCGGCAAGGGTCGTCCGCTCGTCGATCCCGACGTCCCCCCCGATCTTCCGCCCCCACCGCCGGGACGCGACCTCATGAAGATCCCGGCGATCGCCAGGATCATGCGAAGCCGGTGGTACCCGGGCGTTCTGCAGGTCCCCGTCGCGGCCATCTTCGGGCTCGTTGCCTACCAGCTGCTGGCGGGCCCGGTCACCGCGGACAGGAACCCCGGAACCGCGCTGATGTGGGTGCTGTGGTGGCCGGTCCTGCCGATCACCTTCGTCGTCCTCGGCCGGTTCTGGTGCGCAGTGTGCCCGTTCGGCGCCCTCTCCGACTTCGTCCAGAAGATCGTGGGCGTCAACCGTCCCGTGCCGAGGTTCCTGAAGCTGTACGGCCTGTGGATCATCGACGCGCAATTCCTCGCGATCACCTGGAGCGACCACATCTGGGGCATCGTCGAATCGCCGTGGGGATCTGGTGTGCTGCTGCTGCTCCTCACCACCGGCGTGATCATCTCCGGCGCGTTCTTCCAGCGGCGCACGTTCTGCCGCTACCTGTGCTTCCTCGGTGGGCTGTGCAGCAATTACTCGCGCGCCAGCGTGGTCGAACTCAAGGCCGACACGAGCATCTGCGCCACCTGCAAGGCGAAGGCCGCCTGCTTCAACGGCAGCGCAACCCAGGCAGGCTGCCCGATGTTCAACTTCCCCCGCACCATGGATTCGGCAGCCAACTGCAACCTGTGCTCCAACTGCATCAAGGCCTGCCCGAACGACGCCATCCAGCTCACCACCCGCAAGCCCATGAGCGAACTCTGGTTCCTCGACAAGCCCAAGGTCGAAGAGTCGTTCCTTGCCATGGCGATCATGGGCATCGTCCTCATCCAGAACATCACCATGCTGACCGTGTGGCAGAACGTGCTGACCTGGATCGAGCAGACCACCGGCATCACCAACTACCCGCTCATCTTCACCGTCGCCTTCGTGACCGCCGTCAGCCTGCCGGTTGGGCTGCTGGCGCTCGCCTCACGCGTGGCCGCGGCCGGCAACCTGGAGAGCACGTTGATGAACTTCGCCCGGTTCGGCTACGCCCTGATCCCACTGGACATCGCCGCCCACGTCGCCCACAACCTGTTCCACCTGCTGGCCGAAGGCTCGCTGGTGTTCTCCACCGTCGCCTCCATGTTCGGTGCCACACCAGCCAACGGGGCAACAGCACTGGCCAGCCCCGCAGTGATCCTGATCCTGCAGATGACGGTCCTTGCGCTCGGCGTGGCCGGCTCGGCCTACACCATCCGCCGCATCGCCAACCGCCGATACGGCAGCGTCGCCCGCCGCTGGGCAACGACCGCCCCGTTCATGGTGATGCTCGGCATCCTCTCGGTCATCAACGTCTACCTCTTCATGCTTCCCATGGCCCATCGCATGTAG
- a CDS encoding heavy metal translocating P-type ATPase yields MVEHEHMVATPDHHMMSNHDQHDHSSHTGHGHGHGGHVQRFRRLFWLMLLIAVPVVVLSPAFGMLLGYEVPAEGILAWMPPVLGTVLYVWGGSPFLSGAVAELRSRRPGMMLLIGLAITVAFVASWGATLGVLSHTLEFWWELALLVVIMLLGHWLEMRSLAQTTSALDSLAALLPDVAEVVRGDDVVPVSPSELVVGDVVLVRPGAAVPADGRIVAGVAEMDESMVTGESRTVSRGPGDRVTAGTVSTDSGIRVEVTATGEDTALAGIQRLVAEAQNSISRAQRLADRAAALLFWFALGSAAVTALVWSLLGQPDQAVARTITVLVIACPHALGLAIPLVVAISTERAARGGVLVKDRLALERMRTITTVVFDKTGTLTKGQPALTAVEAVPVSGYSPDQLLALAAAVESDSEHPLARAIVHAAEGRGLAIPAATDFRSEPALGVTAQVDGAWVRVGGPRLLAEVGLIALASADQGATQLHVIRDGAVLGSLVLADEIRPESAQAVKALQALGIRVAMITGDASSVAEAVGAQLGVDMVLAEVRPEDKAARVAALQAGGQRVAMVGDGVNDAPALAQADVGLAIGAGTDVAIASAGVILAGDDPRSVVSVITLSKASYRKMLQNLWWAAGYNLISVPLAAGVLASIGVNLPMELGAVLMSISTIVVAANAQWLRRLDLRPDRIQQVS; encoded by the coding sequence ATGGTTGAACACGAGCACATGGTCGCCACACCCGACCACCACATGATGTCGAATCACGACCAACACGACCACTCGTCACACACGGGCCACGGTCATGGCCATGGCGGCCATGTCCAGCGGTTCCGGCGTCTGTTCTGGTTGATGCTGCTGATCGCCGTCCCGGTCGTGGTCCTGTCCCCCGCTTTCGGGATGCTGTTGGGCTACGAGGTCCCGGCAGAGGGGATCCTGGCCTGGATGCCGCCGGTGTTGGGCACCGTGCTGTACGTCTGGGGTGGCTCGCCGTTCCTCAGCGGTGCCGTTGCCGAGCTGCGGTCGCGCCGTCCGGGAATGATGCTGCTGATCGGCCTGGCCATCACGGTGGCCTTCGTTGCCAGTTGGGGAGCAACGCTCGGCGTACTGAGCCACACGCTGGAGTTCTGGTGGGAGCTCGCACTCCTTGTCGTGATCATGCTGCTGGGGCACTGGCTCGAGATGCGGTCGCTCGCCCAGACCACCAGCGCCCTCGATTCCCTCGCCGCATTGTTGCCCGACGTCGCGGAGGTCGTCCGCGGCGACGACGTGGTGCCGGTGAGCCCCTCCGAGCTGGTCGTGGGTGACGTTGTCCTTGTGCGTCCGGGTGCTGCCGTTCCTGCGGACGGACGGATCGTGGCCGGTGTGGCCGAGATGGACGAGTCGATGGTGACCGGCGAGTCACGCACCGTGAGCCGCGGTCCCGGTGATCGGGTGACCGCAGGCACGGTGTCGACCGATTCGGGCATTCGAGTGGAGGTGACAGCGACCGGGGAGGACACCGCACTCGCCGGTATCCAGCGGCTGGTGGCCGAAGCCCAGAACTCCATCTCGCGGGCACAGCGTCTGGCCGATCGTGCGGCAGCTCTGCTGTTCTGGTTCGCTCTGGGTTCAGCCGCGGTGACCGCCCTCGTGTGGTCGTTGCTCGGCCAGCCGGACCAGGCTGTGGCGCGGACGATCACCGTGCTGGTGATCGCCTGCCCCCACGCTCTCGGGCTCGCGATCCCGCTGGTGGTGGCGATCTCCACCGAACGGGCGGCGCGCGGCGGGGTCCTGGTGAAGGACCGCCTCGCCCTGGAACGGATGCGGACCATCACGACCGTCGTGTTCGACAAGACCGGCACCCTCACGAAGGGCCAGCCGGCACTGACAGCTGTGGAAGCCGTCCCCGTGTCCGGGTACTCGCCTGATCAGCTGCTCGCGCTTGCGGCAGCTGTCGAGTCAGACAGTGAGCACCCGCTGGCCCGGGCGATCGTCCACGCAGCCGAGGGACGTGGCCTCGCGATCCCGGCAGCGACGGACTTCCGCTCCGAGCCGGCGCTGGGCGTCACCGCGCAGGTCGACGGGGCATGGGTGCGCGTGGGCGGGCCCCGGCTTCTGGCTGAAGTCGGGCTGATCGCACTGGCCTCGGCCGATCAGGGTGCAACCCAGCTCCACGTGATCCGCGACGGTGCCGTCCTGGGCAGTCTCGTGCTGGCCGATGAGATCCGCCCCGAGTCGGCCCAGGCCGTGAAGGCGCTGCAAGCTCTGGGCATCAGGGTCGCCATGATCACCGGCGATGCCAGCTCGGTGGCGGAAGCCGTCGGCGCGCAACTGGGCGTCGACATGGTGCTGGCGGAGGTCCGACCCGAGGACAAAGCCGCCCGGGTGGCTGCGCTGCAGGCGGGCGGCCAGCGGGTGGCGATGGTCGGCGATGGCGTGAACGACGCGCCTGCCCTCGCTCAGGCCGATGTCGGGCTTGCCATCGGTGCCGGTACCGACGTGGCGATCGCCTCCGCCGGGGTGATCCTGGCCGGGGACGACCCCCGTTCGGTGGTGTCGGTGATCACGCTGTCGAAGGCCAGCTACCGCAAGATGCTGCAGAACCTGTGGTGGGCTGCCGGCTACAACCTGATCTCGGTGCCACTCGCCGCGGGCGTGCTCGCGTCGATAGGTGTGAACCTTCCGATGGAACTCGGCGCCGTCCTGATGTCGATCTCGACCATCGTGGTGGCTGCCAACGCCCAGTGGCTGCGGCGGCTCGATCTGCGACCGGATCGGATCCAGCAGGTTAGCTAG
- a CDS encoding multicopper oxidase family protein, whose amino-acid sequence MPNIFTRRRLIAGGLGIGGAALLSACTPATGQPASPVAAPPTSTFGAPAFEATLRAGVTEVDLGGITATTWAYDGRIPGKEFRAKAGDVLKIRVENTLPVETSVHWHGVRLHNAADGVPGLTQDPIAAGADFTYEFVAPDPGTYFFHPHSGVQIDRGLHAPLIIDDPAEPGRYDHEWVLVLDDWTDGVGKSPDDILAAFQAQHGSVSKGMNMDGMSGMSGMGNSPLGDVGDIVYPHYLINGRIPAEPLTLTATPGQKARIRLINAAADTLFRVALGGHVMTITHTDGYPVQPTQTRALYLAQGERADVLVTLGDGVFPLVAAAEGKQGQGLILVRTGAGAKPAPTVRPAEFDSNPQLLAALMPLDSARMPVREPDQVEQVTLNGQMQPYAWGMNGVTFGNDTPIRTNAGARLRLTMVNETMMAHPMHIHGHTWSLPSNGGLRKDTVLVLPMQSITADLQADNPGKWAYHCHNIYHAEIGMMTSLQY is encoded by the coding sequence ATGCCGAACATCTTCACCCGACGCCGCCTGATCGCCGGCGGTCTGGGGATCGGCGGGGCAGCCCTGCTGAGCGCCTGCACGCCCGCCACGGGACAACCGGCAAGCCCGGTCGCCGCGCCGCCCACCTCGACCTTCGGTGCGCCGGCTTTCGAAGCCACCCTGCGCGCGGGCGTCACCGAGGTCGACCTGGGCGGAATCACCGCGACCACCTGGGCCTACGACGGCCGGATCCCCGGCAAGGAGTTCCGCGCCAAGGCCGGCGACGTGCTCAAGATCCGCGTCGAGAACACGCTGCCTGTCGAGACCAGCGTGCACTGGCACGGCGTCCGGCTCCACAACGCCGCCGATGGTGTGCCGGGCCTCACCCAGGATCCGATCGCCGCCGGCGCCGACTTCACCTACGAGTTCGTCGCCCCCGACCCAGGCACCTACTTCTTCCACCCCCACTCAGGGGTGCAGATCGATCGCGGGCTGCATGCCCCGCTGATCATCGACGACCCTGCAGAACCCGGCCGCTACGACCACGAATGGGTGCTGGTCCTTGACGACTGGACCGACGGGGTGGGGAAGAGCCCCGACGACATCCTGGCCGCCTTCCAGGCCCAGCACGGCTCCGTCTCCAAGGGCATGAACATGGACGGCATGAGCGGCATGTCCGGCATGGGCAACTCGCCGCTGGGTGACGTCGGCGACATCGTCTACCCCCACTACCTGATCAACGGACGCATCCCTGCCGAACCGCTCACCCTCACCGCCACGCCGGGCCAGAAGGCGCGGATCAGGCTCATCAACGCCGCGGCCGACACCCTGTTCCGGGTCGCGCTCGGCGGCCACGTGATGACGATCACCCACACCGACGGCTACCCCGTTCAACCCACCCAGACGCGAGCGCTCTACCTCGCACAGGGGGAACGGGCCGACGTGCTGGTCACCCTCGGCGACGGGGTGTTCCCGCTGGTCGCCGCCGCAGAAGGCAAGCAGGGTCAGGGGCTGATCCTTGTCCGCACCGGCGCAGGTGCGAAGCCCGCCCCCACGGTCCGGCCCGCCGAGTTCGACTCGAATCCACAGCTCCTTGCGGCCTTGATGCCGCTGGACTCGGCACGGATGCCTGTCCGGGAACCGGATCAGGTCGAGCAGGTCACCCTGAATGGTCAGATGCAGCCCTACGCCTGGGGAATGAACGGGGTCACGTTCGGCAACGACACCCCGATCCGCACCAACGCAGGTGCGCGGCTCCGACTCACGATGGTCAACGAGACGATGATGGCCCACCCCATGCACATCCACGGCCACACCTGGTCGCTGCCCAGCAACGGCGGTCTGCGCAAGGACACCGTGCTGGTGCTGCCGATGCAGTCGATCACCGCCGACCTGCAGGCCGACAACCCGGGCAAATGGGCCTACCACTGCCACAACATCTACCACGCCGAAATCGGCATGATGACATCCCTGCAGTACTAG
- a CDS encoding sensor histidine kinase, with protein sequence MALTMIVVAAIAGPPLFEAHMKEAGHDSPELLAHSQEAFSAAGALALGMGLAIAATGAVIVSVLITRRLRRSLTDLGDAAARISDGDYELRVEPADSRELATLAASFNTMAGKLATVEGSRRRLLTDLAHEIRTPLASMEICVESLEDGAIEPGPRAWQILSSQIDRISHLADDLGQVSAAEEGRLNLEPRPSDPNALAETAVLAARDGFERKQVELQLHPYRGDALWTEADPARIGQVLGNLLSNALRHTPSGGRVEITVTPDRDRVNLQVTDNGDGIAEEHLQRIFERFYRVDAARDREHGGTGVGLAISRAIARAHGGELSAASAGLGKGTTITLSLPIAKGSSEKLHTAP encoded by the coding sequence ATGGCGCTGACCATGATCGTCGTTGCCGCAATCGCGGGCCCGCCCCTGTTCGAGGCCCACATGAAGGAAGCCGGCCACGACAGCCCCGAACTGCTCGCCCACTCCCAAGAGGCATTCAGCGCCGCCGGAGCGCTTGCACTGGGTATGGGCCTGGCGATCGCCGCCACCGGTGCCGTCATCGTCAGCGTCCTCATCACCCGCCGCCTGCGACGATCGCTCACCGACCTCGGCGACGCGGCCGCTCGGATCTCCGACGGCGACTACGAGCTCCGGGTCGAGCCGGCCGACTCCCGCGAACTGGCAACACTGGCGGCCAGCTTCAACACCATGGCCGGCAAGCTCGCGACCGTCGAAGGGAGCCGCCGCCGGCTGCTGACCGATCTCGCCCACGAGATCCGGACCCCCTTGGCCAGCATGGAGATCTGTGTGGAAAGCCTCGAGGACGGCGCCATCGAACCCGGCCCGCGGGCCTGGCAGATCCTCAGCAGCCAGATCGACCGCATCTCCCACCTCGCCGACGACCTCGGCCAGGTCTCCGCGGCCGAGGAGGGCAGGCTCAACCTCGAACCCCGTCCCAGCGACCCCAACGCGCTGGCCGAGACGGCGGTCCTCGCCGCCAGGGACGGGTTCGAGCGCAAGCAGGTCGAGCTCCAGCTTCACCCCTACCGAGGGGATGCGCTGTGGACCGAGGCCGACCCGGCCCGGATCGGCCAGGTGCTGGGCAACCTGTTGTCGAACGCCTTACGGCACACCCCTAGCGGCGGCCGGGTGGAGATCACCGTCACACCCGACCGGGACAGGGTGAACCTGCAGGTCACCGACAACGGGGACGGGATCGCCGAGGAACACCTCCAGCGGATCTTCGAACGTTTCTACCGGGTCGACGCAGCCCGCGACCGCGAACACGGCGGGACCGGTGTGGGCCTGGCTATCAGCCGAGCCATCGCACGGGCACACGGAGGCGAACTCAGCGCCGCCAGTGCAGGTCTGGGCAAAGGCACCACGATCACGCTGAGCTTGCCGATCGCCAAAGGATCTTCAGAGAAACTTCACACCGCACCGTAG
- a CDS encoding response regulator transcription factor yields the protein MDPTSDLQAAHVLVVDDETVLAGMVANYLQRAGFRTSVAHDGITAVERALADAPDVVVLDLGLPGKDGLEVCHEIRRHSDCYIIMLTARNEEIDKLIGLSAGADDYMTKPFSARELVARVQVLLRRPRADRAVEEPARTVGALSIDVSGRRVTVEGTEVELTRTEFDLLQVLAARPRAAFTRRELVDAVWGEDWVGDEHLVDVHVGHLRRKLAEIADLAFVETLRGVGYRMGPAR from the coding sequence ATGGACCCAACCTCGGATCTGCAGGCTGCCCATGTTCTGGTGGTGGATGACGAGACCGTGCTGGCCGGCATGGTGGCCAACTACTTGCAGCGCGCCGGGTTCCGGACGTCGGTCGCCCACGACGGGATCACAGCTGTTGAGCGTGCCCTGGCCGACGCACCGGACGTTGTCGTCCTCGACCTTGGCCTGCCGGGTAAGGACGGGCTGGAGGTGTGCCACGAGATCAGGCGGCATTCGGACTGCTACATCATCATGCTCACCGCTCGCAACGAGGAGATCGACAAGCTGATCGGGCTGTCCGCGGGCGCTGACGACTACATGACCAAGCCGTTCAGCGCCCGCGAACTCGTCGCCCGCGTGCAGGTGCTGCTGCGCAGACCGCGGGCGGACCGGGCTGTCGAGGAGCCGGCCCGCACCGTCGGGGCGTTGTCCATCGACGTGTCCGGACGCCGGGTGACGGTCGAGGGAACCGAGGTCGAGCTCACCCGCACCGAGTTCGACCTGCTCCAGGTGCTCGCGGCCAGGCCCAGAGCGGCGTTCACCCGCCGCGAGCTGGTGGACGCGGTGTGGGGCGAGGACTGGGTCGGCGATGAGCACCTGGTCGACGTCCACGTCGGACACCTGCGGCGCAAGCTCGCCGAGATCGCCGACTTGGCCTTCGTCGAGACCCTTCGCGGCGTCGGATACCGGATGGGCCCCGCCCGATGA
- a CDS encoding glutaredoxin — MTPGTTPQRPARITVVTAPGCHFCEQAHQTLSHLAADGAAIEIELVEAISPAGLALLAEHRPPMNPLVLVDGDYFSAGRLPIRKLQVLLDRRARTLTGVNSRG, encoded by the coding sequence ATGACCCCCGGAACCACTCCGCAGCGCCCGGCACGGATCACGGTCGTAACAGCACCCGGGTGCCACTTCTGCGAACAAGCCCATCAGACGCTCAGCCACCTCGCTGCCGACGGTGCCGCGATCGAAATCGAACTCGTCGAAGCGATCTCCCCGGCCGGGCTCGCGCTCTTGGCTGAGCACCGCCCGCCGATGAATCCCCTCGTCCTCGTCGACGGCGACTACTTCTCCGCCGGCCGGCTCCCGATCCGCAAACTCCAGGTACTCCTAGACCGCCGCGCACGGACCCTCACCGGGGTGAACTCCCGTGGGTGA
- a CDS encoding cytochrome c biogenesis CcdA family protein — protein sequence MGDLLTTGGVLAAFFAGGVALFAPCCIVFLAPSYLAAAVKNRRWRLLPLTFLFAAGLAAVLVPITVGISLIAGAIAKYHTVLYYAGGVLMLALAAFTLSGRMWSLPSFLRTPDTARGDGASFFALGVFSGIASSCCAPVLVGVMTLSALAGSPVGGVALGLAYVFGMVFPLFVMALVWDVTGLRTKPLAAKPLRLRLGRWSLATNTVNLAVAIGFTVMGGFIIYLANTGTMSGGTEVQVDTGRALATWFTQIETLLTPVPEPVLGLGLLLLAGVFIWGALIGRRRHPRPTESEEALPDLADARSSPSKPASTSDLPLH from the coding sequence GTGGGTGACCTGCTGACCACCGGCGGGGTGCTGGCCGCGTTCTTTGCCGGCGGGGTCGCCCTGTTCGCGCCCTGCTGCATCGTGTTCCTCGCCCCGAGCTACCTCGCCGCGGCCGTGAAGAACCGGCGCTGGCGGCTGCTGCCGCTCACGTTCCTGTTCGCCGCCGGGCTCGCCGCCGTGCTCGTGCCGATCACGGTCGGGATCAGCCTGATCGCCGGCGCCATCGCCAAGTACCACACCGTCCTCTACTACGCCGGTGGCGTGCTCATGCTGGCGCTCGCCGCCTTCACCCTGTCCGGACGGATGTGGAGCCTGCCCAGCTTCCTGCGCACCCCAGACACCGCCAGGGGGGACGGGGCCAGCTTCTTCGCCCTTGGCGTCTTCAGCGGCATCGCGTCCAGCTGCTGCGCCCCCGTGCTGGTCGGGGTGATGACCCTGTCGGCGCTCGCCGGCTCACCCGTCGGTGGGGTCGCTCTCGGCCTGGCCTACGTCTTCGGAATGGTGTTCCCGCTGTTCGTGATGGCGCTGGTGTGGGACGTGACCGGACTGCGCACCAAGCCACTGGCCGCGAAACCACTCCGGCTGCGGCTGGGGCGCTGGTCGCTGGCAACCAACACCGTCAACCTTGCTGTCGCGATCGGGTTCACCGTCATGGGCGGCTTCATCATCTACCTGGCCAACACCGGCACCATGTCCGGAGGAACCGAAGTCCAGGTCGACACCGGACGCGCACTCGCCACCTGGTTCACCCAGATCGAAACCCTCCTCACCCCAGTGCCCGAACCGGTCCTCGGACTCGGTCTCCTCCTGCTGGCCGGAGTCTTCATCTGGGGCGCCCTCATCGGACGCCGGAGACACCCCCGTCCAACTGAGAGTGAAGAAGCCCTCCCCGACTTGGCCGACGCACGGTCCTCTCCGAGCAAGCCGGCGTCCACCTCCGACCTCCCACTCCACTGA